The following are encoded in a window of Penaeus monodon isolate SGIC_2016 chromosome 9, NSTDA_Pmon_1, whole genome shotgun sequence genomic DNA:
- the LOC119576946 gene encoding hyphally-regulated protein-like → MRVYATLMALTAASLATSAALPRQAGLLGGLLSAAGAPKTSPGHFPGDGHNHGGSGSASGSLSGSFSSSGSSSGSASGSWSGSASGSGSGSGSGSFSGSWSGSASRHQRSLPERSGSWSGSGSISVSGSGDGSGSISGSGSISGSWTGDSTSNKPDSGSDGDSTSNKPGIGNNGGSTSNKPGIGNNGGSTSNKPGIGNNGGSTSNKPGIGNNGGSTSNKPGIGNNGGSTSNKQTGSTHQRPGRSTPQVPGRLRMTRGTENLRFKLCPLCNLANLGELATGSGSWSGSTSGSGSGTGSASISGSWSGSGSGNNLGSGSGSISGSITNSASENGSGSGSGSISGSWTGSGPGSEVGTGSGSVSGSVSGSLGSSIGTGSFSGSGSIAGSLS, encoded by the coding sequence ATGCGTGTGTACGCAACACTGATGGCGCTGACGGCCGCGTCGCTGGCCACGAGCGCCGCCCTTCCTCGCCAAGCAGGGCTGCTGGGAGGACTCCTGTCAGCCGCAGGAGCGCCCAAGACCAGCCCTGGACACTTTCCGGGAGATGGACACAACCACGGAGGATCAGGGTCAGCTTCTGGGTCCTTGAGTGGCTCCTTCAGCAGTTCAGGATCAAGTAGCGGTTCCGCAAGCGGTTCATGGAGTGGTTCTGCGAGTGGATCAGGATCTGGCTCTGGGTCGGGGTCCTTCAGCGGTTCCTGGAGTGGTTCTGCATCTCGTCATCAAAGGTCCCTGCCTGAACGCAGTGGATCCTGGAGTGGGTCTGGTTCCATTTCAGTTTCTGGATCAGGAGATGGCTCTGGTTCGATCAGCGGTTCTGGATCTATTAGTGGTTCTTGGACAGGAGATTCGACTTCTAATAAACCTGATTCTGGAAGTGACGGCGATTCTACTTCCAACAAACCAGGGATTGGAAACAATGGCGGTTCTACTTCCAACAAACCGGGAATTGGAAACAATGGCGGTTCTACTTCCAACAAACCGGGAATTGGAAACAATGGCGGTTCTACTTCCAACAAACCGGGAATTGGAAACAATGGCGGTTCTACTTCCAACAAACCGGGAATTGGAAACAATGGCGGTTCTACTTCCAACAAACAAACTGGTTCCACCCATCAACGCCCGGGACGATCAACACCACAGGTACCCGGGCGTTTGCGAATGACCCGTGGAACCGAGAACCTGAGATTCAAGCTGTGTCCGCTGTGCAACCTTGCGAACCTGGGAGAACTGGCCACAGGAAGCGGTTCATGGAGTGGTTCTACGTCTGGGAGTGGTTCAGGAACTGGTTCTGCTTCAATTAGCGGTTCTTGGAGTGGCTCTGGTTCTGGCAATAACTTAGGATCCGGTTCAGGTTCAATAAGTGGTTCAATAACCAATTCTGCCTCTGAAAACGGATCGGGATCAGGTTCTGGATCAATTAGCGGTTCATGGACCGGTTCTGGACCAGGGAGTGAAGTGGGAACAGGATCTGGGTCAGTTAGTGGGTCGGTAAGTGGGAGTCTGGGTTCATCTATAGGAACTGGTTCATTTAGTGGTTCAGGATCAATCGCTGGTTCTCTAAGCTGA